The proteins below are encoded in one region of Paenibacillus sp. YYML68:
- a CDS encoding AraC family transcriptional regulator: protein MKLLKLRTNVYHPESGSLPFSVYTVGTELQSMRIRMRGFSANHLLLTLSGSGVFRVLGSDDWLTLEPGSVLYIPASLPHVYMPKQDSSPWQVGYVTFIDEAHAMLGPWGFGVETVHRRVRHIQRMRDLLGDIWLYSGPQYDKWRTSELLFTLCMELKKQGEQAEESGPVSRKRASCYRGEVVDRVVRFLDDYLQRDFTLAELSSYVGYSSKQLNRIFQQSLGMTPLQYVRWLRLHTAARLLEEQPELSVAEAAAYVGMEPEYFGRQFKREFGAAPSVFRQQRAMT from the coding sequence ATGAAGCTGTTAAAACTACGTACGAATGTGTACCATCCCGAGAGCGGCTCCTTGCCGTTCTCCGTCTACACCGTCGGAACAGAGCTGCAGAGCATGCGCATTCGGATGCGCGGCTTCTCGGCTAATCATCTGCTGCTCACCTTATCCGGGTCAGGTGTATTCCGGGTCCTTGGGTCGGACGATTGGCTCACGCTGGAGCCGGGCTCCGTACTGTATATTCCGGCTAGCCTGCCGCATGTGTACATGCCGAAGCAGGACAGCTCGCCGTGGCAGGTTGGCTATGTGACGTTCATCGACGAAGCGCATGCGATGCTCGGGCCTTGGGGCTTCGGCGTGGAGACGGTGCATCGGAGGGTGCGGCACATACAGCGCATGCGCGATCTGCTCGGGGACATCTGGCTATACTCGGGCCCTCAGTATGACAAGTGGCGGACGAGTGAGCTGCTGTTCACGCTATGTATGGAGCTGAAGAAGCAGGGCGAGCAAGCGGAGGAGTCGGGGCCCGTCTCAAGGAAGCGAGCCTCTTGTTACCGCGGTGAGGTGGTCGACCGGGTCGTGCGCTTTCTGGACGACTACCTGCAGCGTGACTTCACGCTCGCCGAGCTGTCCTCCTATGTCGGCTACTCGTCCAAGCAGCTGAACCGCATCTTCCAGCAATCGCTCGGCATGACGCCGCTGCAGTATGTACGCTGGCTGCGGCTCCATACGGCAGCACGGCTCTTGGAGGAGCAGCCGGAGCTGTCCGTCGCAGAGGCGGCGGCTTACGTGGGCATGGAGCCGGAATACTTCGGGCGGCAGTTCAAGCGTGAGTTCGGCGCAGCACCGTCCGTGTTCCGTCAGCAGCGTGCGATGACATGA
- the rnr gene encoding ribonuclease R codes for MVNKETVLDFMKETAYKPMTYHELEQHFELEDAEEFKSFLRLLNELENEGHILRTRNDRYGVPERMNLLRGRLQAHAKGFGFLIPDDKELPDVYIHANDMGTAMNGDIILVRVTSKGVSGGRLEGEVVRVVTRGNTRIVGLFKTYEEYAFVIPDDKRVVRDIFIPKDAFNGAMDGHKVVVNIVAYPEGRAAAQGEVIEILGHKNDPGVDILSIIRKHGLPESFPDEVMEEAGRAPEVITEEEIVSQGRRDLRGKRIVTIDGEDAKDLDDAVNVERLPNGNYVLGVHIADVSYYVREGSPLDREAYNRGCSVYLVDRVIPMLPHRLSNGICSLNPQVDRLTMSCEMEFDAQLNVVRHDVFTSVIRTSERMTYNNVKTLLTEESPDPELVEKYGYLMDDFRLMEELAMKLRAKRMHRGAIDFDFQEAKILVDSDGKPTEIIKRDRSIAEMIIEEFMLAANETVAEHFYWLKVPFLYRVHEDPDGEKLQHFMEFITNFGYVVRGKGNSIHPKALQSLLEEIKGTKEETVISTVLLRSMKQARYDAQSLGHYGLSAEYYSHFTSPIRRYPDLIIHRVIREVLESGTLSDARHEYLTARMEDIAKQSSERERVAVDAERETEALKKAEFMMDKVGEEFDGIISSVTSFGIFVELDNTVEGLIRLSDLHDDYYHFHEAQHALIGERTSRIYRLGDEVKVRVARVSMDEKTIDFEMMDTRPRGQKVSLVDALKAVRKGKRGGSGSGGGREGRSGGSGRRGGEGGAASGRRGGRGAGAGASAGRGDGPRGRRSGAPGTGAAARGGDAAGFGGAEGGRRGGAGAGAGSAGAGRGDGPRGRRSGAPGTGAAGRDGAAGAAAGEAGSGRSAGGAGRSKGPGAAKSRALKATGRGGEGGQDGGGFGGFGPKKRRKKTVKR; via the coding sequence ATGGTAAATAAAGAAACAGTATTGGATTTCATGAAGGAAACGGCGTACAAGCCGATGACGTATCACGAGCTGGAGCAGCACTTCGAGCTGGAGGACGCGGAGGAATTCAAGAGCTTCCTCAGACTGCTGAATGAGCTGGAGAACGAAGGGCATATTTTGCGTACGCGTAATGATCGGTACGGTGTGCCTGAGCGGATGAATCTGCTGCGTGGTCGGCTGCAGGCGCATGCGAAGGGGTTCGGGTTCTTAATTCCGGACGACAAGGAGCTGCCAGACGTCTACATTCATGCGAACGATATGGGTACCGCGATGAACGGCGACATTATTCTCGTGCGCGTGACGAGCAAGGGTGTGTCCGGCGGTCGTCTGGAGGGCGAGGTCGTTCGAGTCGTCACTCGCGGGAATACGCGGATCGTCGGCTTGTTCAAGACGTATGAGGAGTATGCGTTCGTTATACCCGATGATAAGCGGGTCGTGCGGGATATATTCATCCCGAAGGATGCGTTCAACGGCGCGATGGACGGTCATAAGGTCGTCGTGAACATCGTCGCTTACCCAGAGGGGCGTGCGGCGGCGCAGGGCGAGGTGATCGAGATACTCGGTCACAAGAACGATCCGGGCGTCGACATATTGTCCATCATTCGCAAGCATGGCTTGCCGGAGTCGTTCCCGGATGAGGTGATGGAGGAGGCGGGACGTGCCCCTGAGGTGATTACCGAGGAGGAGATCGTCAGCCAAGGCCGTCGTGACCTGCGCGGCAAGCGGATCGTGACAATCGATGGCGAGGATGCGAAGGATCTCGATGACGCGGTGAACGTGGAGCGGCTGCCGAACGGCAACTACGTGCTGGGCGTTCATATTGCCGATGTGAGCTACTATGTGCGTGAGGGCTCGCCGCTAGATCGCGAGGCGTACAACCGCGGCTGCAGCGTCTATCTCGTCGATCGCGTCATTCCGATGCTGCCGCATCGTCTGTCGAACGGGATCTGCTCGTTGAATCCACAGGTGGACCGTCTGACGATGTCGTGCGAGATGGAATTCGATGCCCAGCTGAACGTCGTGCGGCACGATGTGTTCACGAGCGTCATTCGGACGAGCGAGCGGATGACGTACAACAACGTGAAGACGCTGCTGACCGAGGAGTCGCCTGACCCGGAGCTGGTGGAGAAATACGGCTACCTGATGGACGACTTCCGTCTGATGGAGGAGCTCGCGATGAAGCTGCGAGCGAAGCGGATGCATCGCGGCGCGATTGATTTCGACTTCCAGGAGGCCAAAATTCTCGTCGACTCCGACGGCAAGCCGACCGAGATTATTAAGCGCGATAGATCGATTGCCGAGATGATTATCGAGGAATTCATGCTCGCGGCGAATGAGACGGTGGCGGAGCACTTCTACTGGCTGAAGGTGCCGTTCCTGTACCGGGTGCATGAGGACCCGGATGGCGAGAAGCTGCAGCACTTCATGGAGTTCATTACGAACTTCGGGTATGTCGTGCGCGGCAAGGGCAACTCCATTCATCCGAAGGCGCTGCAGTCGCTGCTTGAGGAGATTAAGGGGACGAAGGAGGAGACGGTCATCAGCACCGTGCTGCTCCGCTCGATGAAGCAGGCGCGCTATGACGCGCAGAGTCTCGGGCATTACGGCTTGTCCGCCGAGTATTACTCGCACTTCACGTCGCCGATTCGTCGTTATCCAGACTTGATCATTCACCGCGTCATCCGCGAGGTGCTGGAGAGCGGCACGCTGAGCGATGCGCGTCATGAATATTTGACCGCGCGTATGGAGGATATTGCGAAGCAGTCGTCGGAGCGCGAGCGTGTCGCTGTCGATGCTGAGCGCGAGACGGAGGCGCTGAAGAAGGCCGAGTTCATGATGGATAAGGTCGGCGAGGAGTTCGACGGCATTATTAGCAGCGTGACGAGCTTCGGTATATTCGTGGAGCTGGACAATACGGTCGAAGGCTTGATTCGTCTATCCGATCTGCACGATGACTATTACCACTTCCATGAGGCGCAGCATGCGCTGATCGGCGAGCGTACGTCTCGCATCTACCGCCTCGGCGACGAGGTGAAGGTGCGCGTGGCGCGTGTGAGCATGGACGAGAAGACGATCGACTTCGAGATGATGGATACGCGGCCGCGAGGGCAAAAGGTGAGCCTCGTCGACGCGCTCAAGGCGGTGCGCAAGGGCAAGCGCGGCGGCAGCGGCTCCGGCGGTGGGCGTGAAGGCCGCAGCGGAGGCTCAGGCCGCCGCGGAGGCGAAGGCGGCGCAGCCTCAGGGCGCCGCGGTGGACGCGGCGCCGGAGCGGGCGCCAGCGCGGGGCGCGGCGACGGCCCGCGCGGACGGCGCAGCGGCGCGCCGGGCACAGGCGCAGCCGCGCGTGGCGGCGACGCCGCAGGCTTCGGCGGCGCCGAAGGCGGGCGCCGCGGCGGAGCGGGCGCAGGCGCGGGCAGTGCAGGCGCCGGGCGCGGGGATGGTCCGCGCGGGCGGCGCAGCGGCGCGCCGGGCACAGGCGCAGCCGGGCGTGACGGCGCCGCGGGCGCAGCCGCTGGCGAAGCGGGCAGCGGGCGCAGCGCAGGCGGCGCTGGCCGCAGCAAGGGGCCCGGCGCGGCGAAGTCGCGGGCGCTGAAGGCGACTGGCCGCGGCGGTGAAGGCGGCCAGGACGGCGGTGGCTTCGGCGGCTTCGGGCCGAAGAAGCGGCGCAAGAAGACGGTGAAGCGATAG
- a CDS encoding formylglycine-generating enzyme family protein: MSEQEHKELRSCCAPARAGEGPSPIPIELVVPAPRQLGAKPEHDGMVRISGATFLMGTEDAEGFPADGEGPVREVTLGDYYIDAYAVTNAQFAQFVQETGYQTEAETFGWSYVFHLLVPESVAATVTQVPQQTPWWYAVAGAYWACPEGPGTSVEGRADHPVVHVSWNDAEAYCRWAGKRLPTEAEWEYAARGGLVGKRYPWGDLLKQDGKHMCNIWQGKFPEKNNASDGYIGTCPVDAFEPNGYGLYNVSGNVWEWCSDWFHPTYHQKAERTNPQGPPSGAARVMRGGSYLCHKSYCNRYRVAARSSNTPDSSTGNAGFRCAADVPQG, from the coding sequence ATGAGTGAGCAAGAGCATAAGGAGCTGCGTTCCTGCTGTGCTCCGGCGAGAGCGGGCGAGGGGCCGTCCCCGATTCCGATCGAGCTCGTCGTTCCGGCTCCACGACAGCTCGGAGCTAAGCCGGAGCATGACGGCATGGTCCGCATTAGCGGCGCGACGTTCCTGATGGGAACGGAGGACGCCGAGGGCTTCCCCGCAGACGGGGAAGGCCCGGTGCGCGAGGTGACGCTCGGCGACTATTATATCGATGCGTACGCCGTGACGAATGCGCAGTTCGCGCAGTTCGTACAGGAGACAGGCTATCAGACAGAGGCGGAGACGTTCGGCTGGTCGTACGTCTTTCATCTACTCGTACCGGAGTCGGTCGCAGCGACCGTGACGCAGGTGCCGCAGCAGACGCCGTGGTGGTACGCGGTGGCGGGCGCCTACTGGGCTTGTCCCGAAGGTCCGGGCACTTCTGTCGAGGGTCGGGCCGACCATCCTGTCGTGCATGTGTCGTGGAACGATGCGGAGGCGTACTGCCGCTGGGCAGGCAAGCGTCTGCCGACCGAGGCGGAGTGGGAGTACGCAGCCCGCGGCGGTCTTGTCGGCAAGCGTTACCCTTGGGGCGATCTGCTGAAGCAGGACGGCAAGCATATGTGCAACATCTGGCAGGGCAAGTTCCCGGAGAAGAACAACGCCTCTGACGGCTACATCGGGACATGCCCGGTCGACGCGTTCGAGCCGAACGGCTATGGGCTGTATAACGTGTCGGGCAACGTGTGGGAATGGTGCAGCGACTGGTTCCACCCGACGTACCACCAGAAGGCGGAGCGGACGAATCCGCAGGGACCACCGTCGGGTGCAGCTCGTGTCATGCGCGGCGGCTCGTACCTGTGTCACAAGTCGTACTGCAACCGGTACCGTGTCGCGGCGCGAAGCTCGAACACTCCGGACAGCTCGACCGGCAACGCAGGCTTCCGCTGTGCGGCGGATGTACCGCAGGGCTGA
- a CDS encoding chromate transporter — MMQDAGLLFELFVTFLMIGAVSFGGGYSMIPVIEREVVWEHQWLTLQSFTDVIAVAGMSPGPIATNCAIFIGYHLVGVPGAIVSAAGMVLPSLIIILVVATSFYKMNQNMVVKKGFYVLRPIITGLIFYAAIKFAIGNQVIPSSLGGINWSTISLMLVFLGALLALVKYRVHPAAVILMSGVIGAALYS; from the coding sequence ATGATGCAGGATGCGGGCTTACTGTTCGAATTGTTCGTGACGTTCCTCATGATCGGTGCGGTATCGTTCGGCGGCGGCTACTCGATGATTCCCGTTATTGAACGGGAGGTCGTCTGGGAGCATCAATGGCTGACGCTGCAGAGCTTCACGGACGTCATCGCCGTGGCTGGCATGTCTCCGGGACCGATTGCGACCAACTGCGCGATCTTCATCGGCTACCATCTCGTCGGCGTACCGGGAGCGATCGTCTCGGCGGCGGGGATGGTGCTGCCATCGCTCATCATTATTCTGGTCGTCGCCACGTCGTTCTATAAGATGAATCAGAATATGGTTGTCAAAAAAGGCTTCTACGTCCTCCGTCCGATCATCACTGGTCTTATCTTCTACGCCGCGATCAAGTTCGCCATCGGCAACCAGGTCATCCCATCCAGTCTCGGCGGGATCAACTGGAGCACGATCAGCCTGATGCTGGTGTTCCTCGGCGCGCTGCTCGCGCTCGTGAAGTATCGGGTACACCCGGCGGCGGTTATACTCATGTCAGGTGTCATCGGTGCGGCACTGTACAGCTAG
- a CDS encoding chromate transporter: protein MHTSFKERWGRIPSIFLCFLRIGPVTFGGGYAMIPLIEKEVVDKRKWLETKEVADVFAVAESIPGAIAINSATFIGYRLAGPLGAIAAMAGVLLPTFLIVLLLSVFFMEVHDHPKIEAAFQGIRAAIVALICYAGYKIGKTAVLDKMTFGVVLVTLGILFLPHIHPALMILSGFLIGPILVAIRTRLGMKTTLEGHQIERKEWGFIMGDGI from the coding sequence ATGCATACATCGTTCAAGGAGCGCTGGGGGCGCATTCCATCCATATTTCTGTGCTTTCTGCGGATCGGTCCGGTCACGTTCGGCGGCGGCTACGCCATGATTCCACTCATTGAGAAGGAAGTGGTGGATAAGCGCAAGTGGCTCGAGACGAAGGAGGTCGCGGACGTGTTCGCGGTTGCAGAGTCGATCCCGGGCGCTATCGCTATTAACTCGGCGACGTTCATCGGCTACCGACTGGCTGGACCGCTAGGCGCGATCGCGGCAATGGCCGGCGTACTGCTGCCGACGTTCCTCATCGTGCTGCTGCTGTCGGTGTTCTTCATGGAGGTGCACGATCACCCGAAGATCGAGGCGGCGTTCCAGGGCATACGCGCGGCGATCGTCGCCCTCATCTGCTATGCGGGCTACAAGATCGGCAAGACAGCGGTGCTGGATAAGATGACGTTCGGCGTCGTGCTCGTGACACTCGGCATTCTGTTCCTGCCGCATATTCATCCGGCACTCATGATTCTGAGCGGCTTCCTGATCGGACCGATCTTGGTCGCGATACGTACTCGCCTCGGGATGAAGACGACGTTGGAGGGTCATCAGATCGAGCGCAAGGAATGGGGCTTCATCATGGGGGATGGGATATGA
- a CDS encoding carboxylesterase produces the protein MYRTTEPFYLRGIGERASTELLMIHGFTGSPSEFRRVGYYLNDQGYTVRGILLPGHGTTPEDMIHTGWVDWSRHVRECYDEMEGSGKRIVAIGHSMGGLLALKLAMERRLAAVVTLAAPIYLSSRKTVLAILLQYFVKYIERKPTVAPHIMEEACTYTKTPIPCVVDLRKLLKVVKSSLRHVHIPVLIAQGLKDSLVVPKSAEYIYRHVSSPFRQLSMYPESSHALLLDDGREHVYEEISRFLLALDQLQSLELTAAGLAGTLQHV, from the coding sequence ATGTATCGGACAACAGAGCCTTTTTACTTACGGGGAATCGGGGAACGGGCGTCAACAGAGCTCCTCATGATCCACGGCTTCACCGGTTCACCCTCTGAGTTTCGCCGGGTTGGCTATTACTTGAACGACCAGGGATATACGGTACGCGGTATTCTTCTGCCCGGACACGGGACAACACCGGAGGATATGATCCATACGGGCTGGGTCGATTGGTCGAGACATGTGCGGGAATGCTATGATGAGATGGAAGGAAGCGGCAAGCGCATCGTAGCGATCGGCCACTCGATGGGCGGACTGCTTGCACTGAAGCTGGCGATGGAGCGGCGTCTGGCCGCGGTAGTGACGCTGGCTGCGCCTATTTATCTCTCGAGCCGGAAGACTGTTCTGGCCATACTGCTGCAATATTTCGTGAAATATATAGAGCGCAAGCCCACTGTAGCGCCGCATATTATGGAAGAGGCGTGCACGTATACGAAGACACCGATTCCTTGTGTGGTCGATCTGCGCAAGCTGCTGAAGGTTGTGAAGTCGAGCCTTCGTCACGTTCATATTCCGGTGCTGATCGCGCAAGGGCTGAAGGATTCGCTCGTCGTGCCGAAGAGCGCGGAGTACATCTATCGCCATGTATCATCGCCATTCAGACAGCTCTCGATGTATCCGGAGTCGTCGCACGCGCTGCTGCTCGATGACGGACGGGAGCATGTGTATGAGGAGATCTCACGTTTTCTCTTGGCATTGGATCAGCTGCAGAGCTTGGAATTAACGGCAGCCGGACTAGCCGGGACCTTGCAGCACGTGTAA
- the secG gene encoding preprotein translocase subunit SecG, protein MELALKIILVIVSIGLIAAVLLQPGKSAGLSGAISGGAEHLFGKQKARGLELFLQRLTMGLAVVFFGLTIVVAFFVRSV, encoded by the coding sequence ATGGAATTAGCACTTAAGATTATTTTGGTCATTGTGTCCATTGGATTAATTGCGGCGGTATTGCTGCAGCCAGGCAAGAGCGCGGGATTATCCGGTGCCATCTCCGGAGGTGCGGAGCACTTGTTCGGGAAGCAGAAGGCGCGCGGGCTGGAGCTGTTCCTGCAGCGGCTTACAATGGGTCTTGCAGTCGTGTTCTTTGGGCTGACCATTGTCGTGGCATTTTTCGTGAGATCCGTCTAA